Genomic DNA from Peribacillus simplex NBRC 15720 = DSM 1321:
ACCTCAGGAAACGGTAGGGATGATGACAGCTGTCTATCTCGATACGGTTGCTTTCAAGCTACTAAGAGCTGAAGATTTCTCGGTTTTTATTATCGTGACAGCTGGTGTAGGCAATGCCATCGACGCTTCTTTAGCAGACCGGCATTCTTGGAGTTCCGCTCCAGGAACGATAAATACTTGGATATTCGTAAATGGGCATTTGGCAGAAGAGGCTTTCATCCACAGCATAGTTACTGCGACCGAGGCAAAAGTAAAAGCCCTTCATGATTTGCATGTCATGGATAAGGTGACAAATACATGTGCAACAGGAACATCGACAGACAGCATTTTGATTGCGGCAACTCAAAGAGGTGCAAAGCTTCAATATGCGGGCACCATCACTCCGTTAGGGAAGCTGATCAGTCGCGGTGTTTATGATTGTACAGTGGAAGCATTAAAGAATACTCGGAAACGGATTGAGGATTTATGATTTTTCAGCATCTTTTGGCAGTTACGCTGGCGTTTTTCCTTGATCTATTAATTGGTGATCCGCCAAATTGGCCGCATCCAGTCAAATGGATAGGAACGATAATAAGCAAGTTGGATCTGGCATTCAATAGAGGGGCATATAAGAAACGGAATGGACTCTTCATGTTGATCATCGTCTTATCGGCGGTGTTACTGATTACTGGTCTTACCGTCTATTTGGCTTATCGGATCCATCCGCTTGCAGGTATCCTTTGGGAAGCTGTTGTCATTTCTACTACGATAGCTCAGAAGGGCTTGAAGCAAGCTGGGATGGATGTTTGCCTTCCGCTTAATGAACGGGATTTTCCTGAAGCGAGGCTTAAGCTTTCCTATATCGTGGGCCGTGATACTGCTGATCTCGATGAATCCGAAATAGTCAGGGGAACCGTGGAAACCGTAGCGGAAAATACTAGTGATGGGATTACAGCACCGATGTTTTGGGCAGCTATTGGCGGTGCGCCGCTCGCGATGGTATACAGGGCGATTAATACCTGCGATTCCATGGTAGGGTACAAAAATGATAAATATGGGCAATTCGGCTGGGCTTCAGCCAAGCTCGATGATATCGTCAACTGGATTCCAAGCCGCCTCACCGGATTCCTGATGTTGCTGAGCTCGAAATCCAGCCATCATGGATTTGGTGCCAGATGGAAGATATTATTCAATGACGCAAAAAAACATCCAAGCCCGAATAGCGGGTGGTGTGAAGCAGGCGTTGCTGCCAT
This window encodes:
- the cbiB gene encoding adenosylcobinamide-phosphate synthase CbiB; translated protein: MIFQHLLAVTLAFFLDLLIGDPPNWPHPVKWIGTIISKLDLAFNRGAYKKRNGLFMLIIVLSAVLLITGLTVYLAYRIHPLAGILWEAVVISTTIAQKGLKQAGMDVCLPLNERDFPEARLKLSYIVGRDTADLDESEIVRGTVETVAENTSDGITAPMFWAAIGGAPLAMVYRAINTCDSMVGYKNDKYGQFGWASAKLDDIVNWIPSRLTGFLMLLSSKSSHHGFGARWKILFNDAKKHPSPNSGWCEAGVAAILGIQLGGRNMYKGIVSDRARMGVPLVRLEAKHIPKTITIMHRSSFLFLLMLWLGGLILDITFSWL